The sequence below is a genomic window from Acidilobus saccharovorans 345-15.
TGGGCCTTGAGGCTATTATTTTAGCCCTGCTGCGCGCCTGATCGCGGAAGTGAAGCCAGCTTGAGCTGCGAGGCCCTGGGCCTCAGGCTCCTTAGCCGTGTGGGCGACCTGCTCAGGAGGAGCTCCTGCGACTGCGTGCTTTTCAGCGGCGGCATAGACACCAGCTTTGTCACCCTCGCAGCCGTGGAGGCCGGCCTGAGGCCTAAGCTGATCACAGTCCTCTTTCAGGGGTCCGCCGATGAGCCATACGCTGAGTACGTCTCCAAGGTGCTTGGGCTTGACCTAATTAAAGTGAGGCCGACCCCCGAGGAGGCCCTTGAGTGCATCGACGTCGCCCTAAGGTCGATGGTTACCATAGACCCCATTGAGGCTGTCTCGGGAAGCGCGGTGTGTCTCGGGCTCAGGAAGGCCAGGGAGCTCGGCTGCAGGTGCGTGGCAACCGGCGACGGAGGGGACGAGCTATTCATTGGCTATGACTTCCTGTTCGGCAGGGACAGGAATTACCTTGATGGCTGGCTCAGCAGGGTGGCCAGCAGCGCCTTCTTCAACTCAGTTCCCATATCAGCCCAGCTCGGCGTCACCGTGCTCCTGCCCCTCTACAGCGATGATGCCAAGGCAATCTCGCGGGAGGCCTTTAATGAGGGGTGCGACGTCAGGGATGTTAACGGAACCACCTACGGCAAGTACCTCATGAGGAGGGTCCTGGAGCTCAAGGGCCTCAGCCTGGTGGCCTGGAGGAGGAAGGACCCCATAACCAGGGGCAGCGGCTCAGAGCGGCTGCTGGGCCTCATGTCGTCCCTGGTGGGAGATGAAGAGGTCAGGAGTCTGACCTCGCTTACGGGCGTGCTGGTGCCCTCAAGGCCTCACGCCTACCTGCTGGGCAGGAGGCTGTCCCTCAGGCTCCCTATGCCTGGCAAGGCGACGAGGAACCTCTGTCCCATATGCGGGTCCGAGCTTAGGGACGGCTTCTGCAG
It includes:
- a CDS encoding asparagine synthase C-terminal domain-containing protein encodes the protein MSCEALGLRLLSRVGDLLRRSSCDCVLFSGGIDTSFVTLAAVEAGLRPKLITVLFQGSADEPYAEYVSKVLGLDLIKVRPTPEEALECIDVALRSMVTIDPIEAVSGSAVCLGLRKARELGCRCVATGDGGDELFIGYDFLFGRDRNYLDGWLSRVASSAFFNSVPISAQLGVTVLLPLYSDDAKAISREAFNEGCDVRDVNGTTYGKYLMRRVLELKGLSLVAWRRKDPITRGSGSERLLGLMSSLVGDEEVRSLTSLTGVLVPSRPHAYLLGRRLSLRLPMPGKATRNLCPICGSELRDGFCRFCGAYIDEAGSLSVYSDDASNISGASRLLSKGPKG